In one window of Clostridia bacterium DNA:
- a CDS encoding CopG family transcriptional regulator, with product MADLKKIAVCIPDTLLKEIDDMVCHECINRSEFIRNAMRFYITEIKRTTIIEKMKSGYLEMSEINITLAEIGLTADNETIMGYETRLAECE from the coding sequence GTGGCTGACTTGAAGAAGATTGCTGTTTGCATTCCGGATACACTTTTAAAAGAAATAGATGACATGGTATGTCATGAGTGCATAAATAGAAGTGAATTCATCAGAAACGCTATGCGTTTTTATATAACTGAGATAAAAAGGACTACAATAATAGAAAAAATGAAAAGTGGATATCTGGAGATGTCTGAGATAAACATTACACTAGCAGAAATAGGTCTTACAGCAGATAACGAGACAATAATGGGATATGAAACAAGGCTTGCGGAGTGTGAATAA
- a CDS encoding type II toxin-antitoxin system PemK/MazF family toxin: protein MVVKRGDIFYGDLSPVIGSEQGGVRPVLVIQNDIGNKYSPTVIVAAITSQINKAKLPTHVELAAESYGIKKDSVILLEQIRTIDKKRLKEKIGHLSDELMKQVDVALQISFGLIEYTAGT from the coding sequence GTGGTTGTAAAAAGAGGGGACATTTTCTATGGCGATTTAAGTCCGGTTATAGGATCGGAGCAAGGCGGCGTAAGACCCGTGCTGGTCATACAAAATGATATAGGAAACAAATATAGTCCCACTGTTATTGTTGCTGCAATAACCTCGCAGATAAATAAGGCGAAGCTGCCTACGCATGTTGAGCTGGCTGCTGAGAGCTACGGCATAAAGAAGGACTCTGTCATATTATTGGAACAAATAAGGACAATAGATAAGAAAAGGCTGAAGGAAAAAATCGGTCACTTATCTGATGAGCTTATGAAGCAGGTAGATGTTGCACTGCAGATAAGCTTCGGGCTGATCGAATATACCGCGGGTACATAG
- a CDS encoding stalk domain-containing protein yields MHRKIVFLILLILSLNMLNVYAIDNSTDGKIGYKDDIVWDRKLNLAADTLYSITYGNGTYIAVGEAGLIKFSKDGSDWTTLVSGTDSNLYSVAWGGERFVAVGDNGTIVTSKDGLKWEKRYSKKYIRLRCVTWGNEEFIVGGDNGTVMVSKDAGIWKEYSLKTDSRINGIAWNSKAYIAVGSFGAVFSSADGAKWNEELSNVTRELYDVAWNGQVFVAVGANKKESIAISADGKKWTSINTGSSHIFRSIVWDGKRFLSVGESNIFESAGGLKWTEINPDTKPQGLYDIVYNGIDYITVGEDGTLGISKDGTAWTMNSVQQEKDYTAVVWNGRQYIAFPFIGDGFLKSPDGNMWIDVNTGSVHVFFDILWDGKKYIAVGQSGGVYTSEDGGSWTRQGTDAKWDLRGISYNGKVYVTVGDDGMILISTDGIKWSTVHKEPGTEYRSITWGNGMFVIGGSNGTMLTSTDGRVWTQRHTEENYYPNTVVWNGKQFITGGNYGKMLISSDGLKWESIIAGGVNIVTSIAWNGNKYVAVGEMGLVMVSFDGRNWFKGERPTGNHLSSILWDGKRYIVVGSDGTIMIGRDRNSDTRPSSEKYLIDYEKKDIWGIPAGTSINELMSGIRLPEGARYELDLRDIWPIIFDDKLLEGMILRIVAEEDSTAEYRLHVEKNSDAALKSTVYTVNEKDMTISGVAENTHVKNFMKNTRVPVNSTVKILQGAASISESNGYISKDTKISIIAEDGLISKVYTIKTQPVIIKANGKAIKLIDAPAVINNKIFVSAESFAKAVGASCIYDKARKQATITKGNINIVFNNGSPNAVMNRRNMSIGEVPVTINNKIFIPAGFALEIFGYQYKYECISSTEKFE; encoded by the coding sequence ATGCATAGAAAAATAGTGTTTTTAATACTACTGATATTATCTCTGAATATGTTAAACGTATATGCCATTGATAACAGTACTGATGGCAAGATCGGATACAAGGACGATATTGTATGGGACAGGAAACTTAATCTTGCTGCCGATACGCTATATTCCATTACCTATGGCAATGGTACTTATATTGCAGTTGGGGAAGCAGGGCTGATAAAGTTCTCCAAGGATGGTTCGGATTGGACGACCCTTGTATCCGGAACGGATAGCAATCTTTACAGCGTGGCATGGGGTGGAGAAAGGTTTGTTGCTGTTGGGGACAACGGTACGATTGTTACCTCCAAGGATGGGCTAAAGTGGGAGAAAAGGTACTCGAAAAAATATATAAGATTGAGATGTGTAACTTGGGGAAACGAAGAATTCATTGTCGGGGGCGACAATGGCACTGTCATGGTTTCAAAAGATGCTGGTATTTGGAAAGAATACTCTTTGAAAACAGATAGTCGTATAAATGGGATAGCCTGGAATAGCAAAGCTTATATTGCTGTGGGCAGCTTCGGAGCAGTTTTTTCATCTGCCGATGGAGCAAAATGGAATGAAGAGCTTTCTAATGTAACGAGAGAACTCTATGATGTTGCATGGAATGGGCAAGTGTTTGTAGCTGTTGGTGCAAATAAGAAGGAGTCAATTGCAATTTCTGCTGATGGAAAGAAATGGACAAGTATTAATACAGGGTCAAGCCACATTTTCAGGTCGATTGTCTGGGATGGGAAAAGGTTCCTCTCTGTTGGAGAGAGCAACATATTTGAATCAGCTGGCGGCCTGAAGTGGACAGAGATAAACCCGGATACGAAACCGCAGGGGTTATATGATATAGTGTACAACGGTATTGATTATATTACAGTTGGAGAAGACGGAACACTCGGTATTTCAAAGGACGGCACAGCATGGACAATGAATAGTGTTCAGCAGGAAAAGGATTATACTGCTGTGGTGTGGAATGGCAGGCAGTATATTGCATTCCCGTTCATAGGGGATGGATTCTTGAAATCTCCTGACGGAAATATGTGGATTGATGTAAACACTGGAAGTGTGCATGTTTTTTTCGATATATTATGGGATGGAAAGAAGTATATCGCTGTTGGACAGAGTGGAGGCGTATACACCTCGGAGGACGGCGGCAGTTGGACCAGACAGGGAACCGATGCAAAATGGGATTTAAGAGGTATTTCATATAACGGTAAGGTTTATGTGACTGTCGGGGATGATGGAATGATACTAATATCAACGGATGGGATAAAATGGAGTACTGTTCATAAAGAGCCGGGGACAGAGTACAGGAGTATAACTTGGGGAAACGGCATGTTTGTGATTGGGGGCAGCAATGGAACTATGCTTACGTCAACAGACGGACGGGTATGGACTCAAAGGCACACTGAAGAGAACTATTATCCGAATACTGTTGTATGGAACGGCAAGCAATTCATAACCGGCGGAAACTACGGGAAAATGCTGATTTCAAGTGATGGTCTGAAATGGGAATCGATTATAGCGGGAGGCGTTAATATAGTAACCTCCATAGCATGGAACGGGAATAAGTATGTGGCGGTCGGAGAAATGGGACTGGTCATGGTTTCCTTTGACGGGAGGAACTGGTTTAAGGGAGAGCGGCCTACCGGGAATCATTTGAGCAGTATTCTCTGGGATGGAAAACGTTATATCGTTGTAGGCAGTGACGGAACGATAATGATAGGTAGAGATAGGAACAGCGATACCAGGCCAAGTTCAGAAAAGTACTTGATTGATTATGAAAAAAAGGATATATGGGGAATCCCTGCTGGTACATCTATCAACGAACTGATGTCCGGTATCAGGCTTCCTGAGGGTGCAAGGTATGAACTCGATTTGAGGGATATATGGCCAATAATCTTTGATGATAAATTGCTTGAAGGTATGATACTGCGTATTGTCGCAGAGGAAGATTCTACTGCTGAATACAGGCTGCATGTTGAAAAGAATTCTGATGCGGCATTAAAATCAACGGTGTATACTGTGAATGAAAAAGACATGACTATCAGCGGAGTAGCTGAAAATACTCATGTAAAGAACTTTATGAAAAATACTCGCGTTCCTGTGAATTCTACAGTAAAAATACTACAAGGGGCTGCCTCGATTTCTGAAAGTAATGGTTATATCTCCAAAGACACAAAGATTAGTATTATCGCAGAAGATGGACTGATTTCAAAGGTTTATACTATAAAAACACAGCCTGTAATTATTAAAGCTAATGGCAAGGCAATTAAGCTGATTGATGCCCCTGCAGTTATCAACAACAAAATATTCGTGTCAGCAGAGTCCTTTGCCAAGGCCGTTGGAGCAAGCTGCATATATGACAAGGCCAGAAAGCAGGCAACAATAACAAAAGGGAATATTAACATCGTGTTTAACAATGGCTCTCCCAATGCCGTTATGAATAGACGAAATATGAGTATAGGCGAGGTACCTGTGACTATTAATAATAAGATATTCATACCGGCAGGTTTTGCTCTTGAAATATTCGGGTATCAATACAAATACGAATGCATTTCAAGCACTGAGAAATTTGAATAA
- a CDS encoding cob(I)yrinic acid a,c-diamide adenosyltransferase gives MKIYTKTGDKGTTSDVLGQRVSKGDIKIELQGSIDEINAGVGYLRSLLKNTTYNRSAIDLDDGLRDIQYALFRIGGDVSSNFSQHHIKNADIEYLENSIDIMEKSVGPLESFIYYSGSEAATYCHVVRSVARRTERVFVRFMENKEYNLDYQYINRLSDYLFSMARYINFLSKVPDEAMKLKD, from the coding sequence TTGAAAATCTATACGAAAACAGGAGACAAGGGTACTACATCAGATGTGCTCGGGCAGAGAGTATCAAAGGGAGATATAAAAATCGAGCTGCAAGGCTCTATTGATGAAATAAATGCAGGGGTGGGCTATTTAAGGTCATTATTGAAGAATACCACCTATAACAGATCTGCGATAGATTTAGATGACGGCCTAAGGGACATCCAGTATGCATTATTCAGAATCGGAGGCGATGTGTCCTCCAACTTTAGCCAGCATCATATAAAAAATGCAGACATAGAATACCTGGAGAACAGCATAGATATTATGGAAAAATCCGTTGGCCCTTTGGAGAGCTTTATCTATTACAGCGGCAGTGAAGCAGCAACTTACTGCCACGTAGTAAGAAGTGTTGCAAGAAGGACAGAAAGAGTATTTGTAAGGTTTATGGAAAATAAAGAATACAACCTTGACTACCAGTACATAAATCGGTTGTCTGATTACCTATTCTCCATGGCAAGATATATTAATTTCCTATCTAAGGTTCCTGATGAAGCCATGAAACTGAAAGATTAG
- a CDS encoding O-antigen ligase family protein yields the protein MEQTIRYKSFEITAVAAGVILGILGYLLPPMAFVEVVGAIGGLVLVLWRYEIGVFAVVGFIPLAPTMALLGLILITAVSYGIRLFRDKSMKFNVNKLDYFVVLFGIVLFYSSITSYTPNNSMFALLIHIAFILFYFILVNTIKTRQQLYTIVALLVLSTTVTSLYGLYQLKTVGATSEAWVDTTLFEDIKARVGSTFENPNVLGEYLVMIIPVAIAMLWGQKSWLSRLLTLCLTAIMLACLVYTYSRGAYIGLMLAVALFAVLRDRRFVILCIIGLLLLPFVLPPSVINRFTSIGNLTDTSSSYRISVWLGSLKLAQDYWPSGIGLGLEPFKLIYPKYSLNAAYAHHSHNIYIQLLIETGIAGFLMFFSMIVVYYKTLLAGFYRTKDRFTSTFMIAIASGMAGYLAQGMVENIWYNNRVLLTFWVMLAFGMIAKALITKDNEVVDI from the coding sequence ATGGAACAGACGATAAGATATAAAAGCTTTGAAATAACTGCTGTAGCAGCAGGAGTCATATTGGGCATACTGGGATATCTGCTGCCTCCAATGGCCTTCGTTGAAGTAGTCGGAGCAATTGGTGGCCTTGTGCTGGTGCTTTGGAGGTATGAGATAGGTGTATTTGCTGTTGTGGGATTTATCCCCCTTGCCCCGACCATGGCGCTTCTGGGGTTGATTCTGATAACTGCCGTATCCTATGGGATAAGGCTTTTCCGGGATAAGAGCATGAAGTTCAATGTTAATAAACTGGATTATTTTGTAGTGCTGTTCGGTATTGTGCTTTTTTATAGCAGCATTACCTCCTATACGCCTAATAATAGTATGTTTGCGCTGCTGATACATATAGCCTTCATATTGTTTTATTTCATATTGGTGAACACCATCAAGACCAGGCAGCAGCTTTATACTATAGTGGCATTGCTGGTGCTTTCCACCACTGTCACATCTTTGTATGGACTATATCAATTGAAGACAGTGGGTGCTACATCTGAAGCCTGGGTTGATACAACACTTTTTGAGGATATAAAGGCTCGTGTAGGCTCCACCTTCGAGAACCCCAATGTGCTTGGAGAGTACTTGGTGATGATAATACCTGTTGCCATAGCCATGCTATGGGGGCAGAAGAGTTGGCTCTCAAGGCTTTTGACACTGTGTCTGACTGCTATAATGCTTGCTTGTCTTGTTTATACTTATTCGAGAGGCGCTTATATTGGACTGATGTTGGCCGTTGCCTTATTTGCCGTACTTAGGGACAGGAGATTTGTAATTCTTTGTATCATTGGACTGCTGCTGTTGCCTTTTGTGCTGCCTCCTTCTGTAATAAATAGGTTTACAAGTATCGGGAACCTTACAGATACATCTTCTTCATACAGGATTTCCGTGTGGCTTGGATCTTTGAAGTTAGCACAGGACTATTGGCCTTCCGGCATAGGGCTGGGCTTGGAGCCCTTCAAGCTCATTTATCCCAAATACTCTCTCAATGCTGCATATGCTCATCACTCCCATAATATTTATATACAGCTTCTTATCGAGACCGGTATTGCGGGCTTCTTGATGTTTTTTTCCATGATAGTGGTTTACTATAAGACACTGCTTGCGGGCTTCTACAGAACGAAGGACCGCTTTACTTCCACCTTCATGATAGCTATAGCCTCCGGTATGGCAGGGTATCTGGCTCAAGGGATGGTTGAAAATATATGGTATAACAACAGGGTGCTTCTGACCTTCTGGGTCATGCTTGCCTTTGGAATGATAGCTAAAGCCCTTATCACAAAGGATAACGAGGTGGTGGATATATGA
- a CDS encoding glycosyltransferase, translating to MIKVIHVLSDMKIGGAGSWLLNLLRSINKEKYDIKIVLPQGSLLIAKVQELGFEAIPVDGMKDKSFDLGAVRLMLGIFKKEKPQIVHTHASLSARLAARLAGVKIINTKHCIDSRKTGIKKLAGACVNTLLSDSIIAVSTAVKQNVADNGVAESRISVIYGGVCQVKELGDEERDRVRQSWGIAAEEIVVGVVARLTQVKGHKHFIDAAEIISRDNVNVKFVIAGTGPKEQELKDLAAQRGLADRVVFTGFIDNIYEIFNIIDINVISSLSEALCLSIIEGMCVGKPSVGTNIGGIPEVIKDGYNGFLVPAGDSIMLADAILKLVRDPELRKAMGEKGRELVAQNFTADAMARGIEELYEAVIKKKERE from the coding sequence ATGATAAAAGTAATTCATGTGTTGAGTGACATGAAGATAGGCGGAGCAGGAAGCTGGCTGCTGAACCTGCTTAGATCGATAAATAAGGAAAAGTATGATATAAAGATTGTGCTTCCCCAAGGAAGTCTTCTTATAGCTAAGGTGCAAGAGCTGGGGTTTGAAGCCATACCTGTTGATGGTATGAAGGACAAATCCTTTGATTTAGGTGCGGTGCGCCTTATGCTAGGTATTTTCAAAAAGGAAAAACCCCAAATAGTGCATACTCATGCTTCATTGTCTGCAAGGCTTGCTGCAAGACTGGCAGGAGTGAAAATTATAAATACGAAGCATTGCATCGATAGCAGGAAAACAGGCATAAAGAAGCTGGCTGGTGCTTGCGTGAACACTTTACTAAGCGACAGCATAATAGCAGTATCAACTGCTGTAAAGCAGAATGTGGCTGATAATGGAGTGGCTGAAAGCAGAATCTCAGTGATATATGGCGGGGTATGCCAGGTCAAAGAGCTTGGGGACGAAGAAAGAGACCGCGTCAGACAAAGCTGGGGAATAGCGGCAGAGGAGATAGTTGTGGGGGTTGTTGCCCGGCTTACCCAGGTCAAAGGGCACAAGCACTTTATAGATGCAGCTGAGATTATTTCCCGGGACAATGTTAATGTGAAGTTCGTGATAGCGGGCACAGGCCCCAAGGAGCAGGAGCTTAAGGACTTGGCGGCGCAGCGGGGACTCGCGGATCGAGTTGTGTTTACAGGCTTTATAGATAATATTTATGAGATATTTAATATAATAGACATCAATGTGATTTCTTCTTTATCTGAGGCGCTGTGCCTTTCGATTATCGAGGGCATGTGTGTTGGAAAACCTTCTGTGGGGACAAATATAGGGGGCATACCTGAGGTGATAAAGGATGGATATAATGGATTTCTCGTGCCAGCCGGGGATTCGATCATGCTGGCAGATGCGATACTCAAGCTGGTCCGCGACCCTGAGCTTAGAAAAGCTATGGGGGAAAAGGGCAGGGAGCTGGTAGCCCAAAACTTTACAGCTGATGCAATGGCAAGAGGCATTGAAGAGCTGTATGAAGCTGTCATTAAGAAAAAGGAAAGGGAATAA
- a CDS encoding DUF4330 domain-containing protein, translating to MALIDGKGRLFGKINIVDLLIILLIAAMAGGVYFMFFGGADKQVVETSKVVYDFEITNVNKDFVDAITAGDPIRDNIRGSELGTVVSKVPRKATMLNEDLINGRYVIAEVPDAYDVVITIEGKANITPANIIVGGAEVKVGKKFSIEGKGYANQGFVTKMTLVGQ from the coding sequence ATGGCTTTAATAGATGGAAAAGGCAGGTTGTTCGGTAAAATAAATATTGTTGATTTGCTGATTATACTGCTTATCGCAGCAATGGCGGGAGGGGTATACTTCATGTTCTTCGGCGGAGCTGACAAGCAGGTAGTAGAAACAAGCAAGGTAGTGTATGATTTTGAGATAACCAACGTCAATAAGGACTTTGTAGATGCGATAACCGCCGGTGACCCCATAAGAGACAACATTAGAGGAAGTGAGCTAGGCACAGTGGTAAGCAAGGTACCGAGAAAAGCAACAATGCTGAATGAAGACTTGATAAACGGCAGATATGTTATAGCTGAAGTGCCTGATGCGTATGATGTGGTCATAACAATAGAGGGCAAGGCTAACATTACCCCAGCGAACATAATAGTTGGAGGCGCTGAAGTTAAGGTAGGCAAGAAGTTTTCCATAGAAGGCAAGGGATATGCAAATCAGGGTTTTGTGACAAAAATGACCTTGGTAGGGCAGTAA
- a CDS encoding DUF4330 domain-containing protein gives MLLDEKGRLFGKISIIDIGVLLLIIALLGGAYYKFFMVDKNNNAAKYDTLEYKILVEEVRQQSVDAIEIGEDIYDVKTDTPMGKIMSKEVLPATEQLTKADGTMVIAEKPERFNVLVTIQVPGVEKKNGFWANGRIDLNRESQQVMDTQMIVLETKIVDVKNLSK, from the coding sequence ATGCTATTGGATGAAAAAGGAAGATTATTCGGCAAGATAAGTATAATTGACATAGGCGTGCTGCTGCTTATCATTGCACTTCTAGGCGGAGCTTATTACAAGTTCTTCATGGTGGATAAAAATAATAATGCTGCTAAGTATGATACTTTGGAATACAAGATTCTGGTGGAGGAAGTCAGGCAGCAATCGGTTGATGCTATTGAAATAGGAGAAGATATATATGATGTAAAAACCGACACTCCAATGGGAAAAATTATGAGCAAGGAAGTTCTGCCGGCGACAGAGCAGCTTACGAAGGCTGACGGTACTATGGTGATAGCAGAAAAGCCTGAAAGGTTCAATGTGCTTGTGACAATACAGGTTCCCGGAGTTGAGAAAAAAAACGGCTTCTGGGCAAACGGAAGAATTGACCTTAACAGAGAATCCCAGCAGGTTATGGATACACAGATGATAGTATTAGAAACGAAAATAGTAGACGTGAAAAATTTGAGCAAGTAG
- the csaB gene encoding polysaccharide pyruvyl transferase CsaB, with translation MYDVMISGYYGFNNSGDDAILLAIIDNLRSIKKDIQIVVLSKNPKDTAKNYAVDSIDRFNLFEVIKTMKRTRLFLNGGGNLIQDVTSTRSLMYYLTTIYLAKLIGLKVMLYANGIGPVSKSSNRYFTSRIINRVDVITLREEASSLELAALGIKNPEVIVTADPALGLEPACSEEIKNIFDQEGISDDCPLIGFSIRKWAGYDRYSNIIAQAADYLEEKYNAKPIFIPLHFPTDLSVAEDIASKMKHSPFILRNSYGIDKTLGIMKKLDMVLGMRLHALIYSVSLSVPLIGLIYDPKVQGFLEYVKQPSAGNVADLDLESLKKLIDDVWSNKAAIALQLEKGNQILKQKAFENAEIAIALLER, from the coding sequence ATGTATGATGTTATGATATCAGGTTATTACGGGTTTAATAACAGTGGTGATGATGCCATTCTATTGGCTATTATAGATAACCTGAGAAGTATAAAAAAAGATATACAGATTGTGGTGCTTTCGAAAAATCCAAAGGATACTGCCAAAAACTACGCAGTGGATTCAATCGACCGCTTCAATCTATTTGAAGTAATTAAGACAATGAAAAGAACCAGGCTTTTTTTGAACGGCGGTGGAAATCTGATACAGGATGTTACCAGCACTCGCTCACTTATGTATTATCTTACCACCATTTATCTTGCTAAGCTTATCGGCCTTAAGGTCATGCTTTACGCTAACGGAATCGGACCTGTAAGCAAGAGCTCCAATCGTTATTTTACCTCAAGGATAATAAACCGTGTAGATGTCATCACCCTCAGGGAGGAAGCCTCAAGTCTGGAATTGGCGGCATTGGGCATCAAAAATCCCGAAGTCATAGTCACTGCCGACCCGGCATTAGGCCTTGAACCTGCATGTTCAGAAGAAATAAAGAATATATTCGACCAGGAAGGAATATCTGACGATTGCCCGCTTATTGGCTTTTCTATCAGGAAGTGGGCAGGCTACGATAGATATAGCAATATAATCGCTCAGGCAGCTGATTATCTGGAAGAAAAATATAATGCGAAGCCTATATTCATACCGCTGCATTTTCCCACAGACCTGTCAGTGGCAGAGGATATTGCTTCAAAAATGAAGCATTCCCCTTTTATACTGAGGAACAGCTATGGCATAGATAAAACTCTGGGAATTATGAAAAAACTCGACATGGTACTGGGAATGAGGCTTCATGCCCTTATATATTCAGTAAGCCTTTCAGTGCCGCTCATCGGTCTGATTTATGACCCCAAAGTGCAGGGCTTCCTGGAATACGTGAAGCAGCCTTCTGCAGGAAATGTGGCAGACCTGGATTTGGAAAGCCTGAAGAAGCTTATTGATGATGTATGGAGCAATAAGGCCGCAATAGCACTGCAGCTTGAGAAGGGCAACCAGATACTGAAGCAGAAGGCCTTTGAGAATGCAGAAATAGCAATTGCATTGCTAGAAAGATAG
- a CDS encoding glycosyltransferase — MHKYNILITTMRLDIGGAETHIVELAKGLAQVGFNVVVASTGGVYEKELISSNIKLYHVPLDNKKPHNVVKAYNQLKSIIEEEKIDLVHAHARIPGFICGLLHKKMRFPFVTTAHGTWKTGYGLRYITNWGQKTVAVSEDIRKYLLDNYKIEDKDIKVTINGIDTDKFSPAVDCSDVMAELKLTAEDTKIVYISRFDSDRSYIINKLLEIIPELAKKIKSLKVIMVGSGNILDIVREKAQEINNSTGNNTVIVAGSRTDINKFTALADLFIGFGRSSLEALASGRPLILAGNVGYIGILDEHSLDAAIKSNFSGRGNNKAESEILRNDIMKVLLQMGVEERKALGAFGRSVIENNYSVKKMVQDNIEVYMQLLEQK, encoded by the coding sequence ATGCACAAGTACAATATTCTGATAACCACCATGCGTCTTGATATAGGCGGTGCCGAAACTCATATAGTCGAGCTGGCCAAGGGGCTTGCCCAGGTCGGCTTCAATGTAGTTGTGGCTTCTACAGGCGGAGTATATGAAAAAGAGCTTATAAGCAGCAATATCAAGCTGTATCACGTGCCCTTGGACAACAAGAAGCCCCACAATGTGGTAAAAGCCTACAATCAGCTGAAAAGCATAATAGAAGAAGAGAAAATTGACTTGGTACATGCTCATGCGCGTATCCCAGGGTTCATCTGCGGTCTTCTTCATAAGAAAATGAGGTTCCCCTTTGTGACCACAGCTCATGGCACTTGGAAAACAGGCTATGGACTGCGCTATATAACCAATTGGGGCCAGAAGACAGTAGCTGTAAGCGAGGATATCAGGAAATACCTTCTGGACAACTATAAAATCGAAGATAAAGATATCAAAGTCACAATAAACGGTATAGACACTGACAAGTTTTCTCCTGCAGTTGATTGCTCCGATGTAATGGCTGAGCTGAAACTCACCGCAGAAGACACCAAAATCGTATATATAAGCAGGTTCGACAGTGACAGAAGCTACATAATAAACAAGCTCCTGGAAATCATTCCGGAGCTTGCGAAAAAAATCAAAAGCCTGAAGGTTATAATGGTAGGCAGCGGTAATATTTTAGATATAGTAAGAGAGAAAGCACAAGAGATAAATAACAGCACCGGCAATAATACGGTTATTGTTGCCGGCTCCCGTACCGACATAAATAAGTTCACCGCCCTGGCAGATCTATTTATCGGCTTTGGCCGTTCCTCTCTCGAAGCATTAGCTTCCGGGAGACCCCTTATACTTGCCGGCAATGTGGGCTATATAGGCATATTGGATGAGCACAGCCTTGACGCGGCCATAAAATCCAACTTCTCCGGCCGTGGAAATAACAAGGCAGAGAGCGAGATCTTGAGAAACGATATTATGAAGGTGCTGCTGCAGATGGGGGTCGAGGAAAGAAAAGCCCTGGGCGCTTTTGGCCGCAGTGTGATTGAGAACAATTACTCAGTAAAAAAAATGGTTCAGGATAACATAGAAGTATACATGCAGCTTTTAGAGCAGAAATAA
- a CDS encoding UDP-N-acetylglucosamine 1-carboxyvinyltransferase yields MEKILIEGSQKLSGEVYISGAKNAAVAILPATILAGSACTIKNLPMVKDVTYLRDMLIQIGGKIQILDKDKILIDATGINTYKIDLELAKRMRASYYFLGALLGRFKRAEVPFPGGCEIGVRPIDLHLKGLEALGAKIKISHGLIKAKADELVGAKIYMDVVSVGATINIMLAACLAKGTTTIENAAKEPYIVDTANFLNALGANIKGAGTDVIKIKGVESLGGCEHSVIPDQMEAGTYMIAAAATRGDVLIKNIIPTHLDAVSAKLREMGVSVTEYEDSIRVRSAARPKAVNIKTMPYPGFPTDMQQPMSVLLSISEGTAIVTESIFESRFKYFDELKRMGAKIKMEGRVAVIEGVSKLSGAPVYATDLRAGAAMVVAGLTAEGKTTISNIGYIDRGYERLEEKLINLGARIRRVEED; encoded by the coding sequence TTGGAAAAAATATTAATAGAAGGCTCACAGAAGCTTTCAGGTGAGGTCTATATCAGTGGAGCTAAAAATGCAGCAGTGGCAATACTGCCTGCAACAATTCTGGCAGGCTCAGCCTGTACCATAAAAAATCTTCCCATGGTCAAGGACGTTACATACCTTAGAGACATGCTCATACAAATAGGGGGAAAAATCCAGATACTAGATAAAGATAAAATACTCATAGATGCGACCGGAATCAATACCTATAAGATAGACCTGGAGCTGGCTAAAAGGATGAGGGCTTCATATTATTTCCTGGGAGCTCTCTTAGGCAGGTTCAAAAGGGCTGAAGTACCTTTCCCGGGAGGCTGCGAGATAGGAGTAAGACCTATTGACCTTCATTTGAAGGGTTTGGAGGCTCTCGGCGCCAAAATCAAAATATCCCATGGCCTTATAAAAGCAAAGGCTGATGAACTGGTGGGAGCAAAGATATATATGGATGTTGTCAGTGTGGGAGCAACCATCAACATAATGCTTGCCGCCTGTTTGGCAAAGGGCACTACTACTATTGAAAACGCCGCAAAAGAGCCTTACATTGTAGATACCGCCAACTTTCTCAACGCCCTGGGCGCCAATATAAAGGGTGCAGGCACCGATGTGATAAAAATCAAGGGGGTTGAGTCTCTCGGCGGCTGTGAGCACAGCGTAATACCCGACCAGATGGAAGCAGGAACCTATATGATTGCCGCAGCTGCGACAAGAGGTGATGTGCTTATCAAGAATATCATACCGACACATCTTGATGCGGTTTCTGCAAAGCTCCGCGAGATGGGCGTATCAGTAACTGAATACGAAGATTCCATAAGAGTCAGGTCCGCAGCAAGGCCAAAGGCGGTTAATATAAAAACCATGCCCTATCCAGGTTTCCCTACAGATATGCAGCAGCCCATGAGCGTTCTTCTTTCTATCTCTGAAGGCACTGCTATCGTAACAGAGAGCATATTCGAATCCAGATTCAAGTACTTCGATGAGCTAAAAAGAATGGGTGCAAAAATAAAAATGGAAGGCAGGGTGGCAGTAATTGAAGGAGTATCAAAGCTATCAGGCGCCCCTGTCTATGCTACCGATCTTAGAGCAGGAGCTGCAATGGTTGTTGCAGGCTTGACCGCAGAGGGCAAGACAACCATAAGCAATATAGGATATATTGACAGAGGCTATGAGAGACTCGAGGAAAAGCTTATAAATCTGGGAGCAAGGATAAGGCGCGTAGAGGAAGACTAG